The following are encoded together in the Cicer arietinum cultivar CDC Frontier isolate Library 1 chromosome 2, Cicar.CDCFrontier_v2.0, whole genome shotgun sequence genome:
- the LOC101513756 gene encoding adenylyltransferase and sulfurtransferase MOCS3: MASEILQQLESLKNEKTKIEHKISLLEAQLKDINLQNDAASSYLTNGLAPHMIHRYSRHLVLPSFGVQGQANLLKSSILVVGAGGLGAPALLYFAASGVGRLGIVDHDKVELNNMHRQIIHTEAYIGQPKVKSAAAACRSVNSSIEVVEHEEALRTSNALEILSKYDIIVDATDNAPTRYMISDCCVVLGKPLVSGAALGLEGQLTIYNHNGGPCYRCLFPTPPPRTACQSCADGGVLGVVPGIIGCLQALEAIKIAASVGEPLSGRMLLFDALAARIRVVKIRGRSLQCEACGENATFNQQYFREFDYEKFTQTPLCVPPTKLNLLPNESRISSNEYKEIVVNKEPHVLVDVRPAHHFKIVSLPNSLNIPLSTLESRLPEISSILKKDDEEEKGLVNGSSAKLYVVCRRGNDSQRAVQYLQKMGFTSAKDIVGGLESWAQNVDPNFPTY; encoded by the exons ATGGCTTCAGAGATTCTCCAACAACTTGAATCACTGAAGAACGAAAAGACCAAAATCGAACACAAAATATCACTTCTCGAAGCTCAACTCAAAGATATTAATCTCCAAAACGACGCCGCTTCATCCTATCTTACAAATGGATTGGCACCTCACATGATTCATAGATACAGTCGCCATCTTGTTCTTCCTTCCTTTGGGGTTCAAG GGCAAGCCAATCTATTGAAGTCATCAATTTTAGTTGTGGGAGCTGGAGGATTGGGTGCTCCTGCATTGTTATATTTTGCAGCTTCTGGTGTTG GTCGATTGGGTATTGTTGATCATGACAAGGTTGAGCTGAATAATATGCATAGGCAG ATTATACACACTGAAGCATATATTGGTCAGCCAAAAGTGAAATCCGCCGCTGCTGCTTGTCGCTC GGTCAACTCCTCTATTGAAGTTGTGGAACATGAAGAAGCTTTGCGAACTTCCAATGCTCTAGAAATTCTCAGCAA ATATGATATAATAGTAGATGCAACAGATAATGCTCCCACCCGGTACATGATCAGTGACTGCTGCGTGGTACTAGGAAAG CCCCTTGTATCAGGTGCTGCTTTGGGATTGGAAGGGCAG CTCACTATCTACAATCACAATGGTGGCCCTTGCTATCGATGCCTCTTTCCAACTCCACCACCTAGAACAGCATGTCAAAGTTGTGCTGATGGTGGAGTACTAGGAGTAG TTCCTGGTATAATTGGCTGTCTCCAAGCTCTCGAGGCAATTAAGATTGCAGCTTCTGTTGGCGAACCACTCTCCGGAAGGATGCTTCTCTTTGATGCATTGGCTGCACGGATCCGTGTC GttaaaatcagaggaaggtctTTGCAATGTGAAGCTTGTGGAGAAAATGCAACATTTAATCAGCAGTACTTTCGAGAATTTGATTATGAGAAGTTCACTCAGACTCCCTTGTGTGTG CCTCCTACTAAGTTAAATCTACTTCCTAATGAATCAAGAATAAGCAGCAATGAGTACAAAGAAATAGTTGTCAACAAAGAACCACATGTGTTGGTTGATGTTAGACCAGCTCACCATTTCAAGATTGTGTCTCTTCCAAATTCCTTAAACATTCCACTCTCAACTTTAGAGTCTAGGTTGCCTGAAATATCATCAATTTTGAAGAAAGACGATGAAGAGGAAAAAGGTTTGGTCAATGGTTCAAGTGCAAAATTGTATGTAGTATGCAGAAGAGGAAATGATTCTCAAAGGGCTGTTCAATACCTTCAGAAAATGGGTTTTACTTCTGCTAAGGACATTGTTGGAGGCTTAGAGTCTTGGGCTCAAAATGTGGATCCTAACTTCCCTACTTATTAG
- the LOC101498689 gene encoding endoglucanase 11-like, which yields MKTGKLEKNTWSLTLCLVLLSLITITFPFCESFNYGQALSHSLLYFEAQRSGHLPFNQRVNWRHHSGLTDGLEQGVDLVGGYYDAGDNVKFGLPMAFTITLLSWAALEYGEQIADAGEYVHTMEAIKWGTDYFIKAHTEPNVLWVEVGDGETDHYCWQRPEDMTTSRRAYKIDKNNPGSEVAGETAAALAAASILFRRTNPHYSQLLLHHAQQLFEFGDKFKGKYDESIEIAKGYYTSVSGYKDELLWAAIWLYRATQKDEYLNYVLENAHDFGGTTWAMTEFSWDVKYVGVQIFFEQLLMEEKHKKHEVILNKYREKAEYYICSCLNLNKVNNVERTPGGLLYIRQWNNMQYVANAAFLLTIYSDHLLANNQKLHCQKNEVGPNEIFAFAKSQVDYILGSNPMGISYLVGYGPKFPQRVHHRGASIKSYNKGNMDFIGCTQGYENWYESSEPNPNILIGALVGGPDNKDLFKDERRNYEQMEACTYNTAALVGVFARLYNSQLEGGVYKDEKPLLDSN from the exons ATGAAGACAGGCAAACTTGAAAAGAACACATGGTCTTTGACACTATGCCTTGTTTTACTTTCTCTCATTACAATCACCTTTCCCTTTTGTGAATCTTTCAACTATGGTCAAGCCTTGTCACACAGCCTTCTCTACTTTGAGGCACAACGTTCAGGTCACTTACCCTTCAACCAAAGGGTCAATTGGCGTCACCATTCTGGTCTCACTGATGGCCTAGAACAAGGG GTGGACTTGGTGGGAGGATACTATGATGCAGGGGACAATGTGAAATTTGGACTACCAATGGCGTTCACCATAACTCTCCTTTCATGGGCTGCTTTAGAATATGGCGAGCAAATCGCCGACGCCGGAGAGTACGTCCACACGATGGAGGCTATCAAGTGGGGAACCGACTATTTCATTAAAGCTCACACAGAACCAAATGTTCTATGGGTAGAG GTAGGTGACGGAGAAACTGACCATTACTGTTGGCAGAGACCAGAAGATATGACAACGTCACGAAGAGCttataaaattgacaaaaaCAACCCTGGCTCTGAAGTCGCCGGGGAAACCGCGGCAGCTTTGGCAGCTGCATCCATTTTATTTAGGAGAACAAATCCACATTACTCTCAACTACTATTGCATCATGCACAACAG TTGTTTGAGTTTGGAGACAAGTTTAAAGGCAAGTATGATGAAAGTATTGAAATTGCTAAAGGGTACTATACTTCAGTTAGTGGTTATAAGGATGAGTTGTTGTGGGCAGCCATATGGTTATATAGGGCAACCCAAAAGgatgaatatttgaattatgttttGGAGAATGCTCATGATTTTGGTGGGACCACTTGGGCCATGACAGAATTTAGTTGGGATGTTAAATATGTTGGTGTTCAA ATTTTCTTTGAACAGCTCCTTATGGAAGAAAAGCACAAGAAACATGAAGTAATACTGAATAAATATCGTGAAAAAGCAGAGTACTATATTTGCTCATGTCTCAATCTCAACAAAGTGAATAATGTGGAACGCACACCAGGAGGGTTACTATATATCCGTCAATGGAACAATATGCAATATGTAGCAAATGCAGCTTTTCTTCTTACAATTTATTCAGATCATCTATTAGCCAATAATCAAAAATTGCATTGCCAAAAAAATGAGGTTGGTCCCAATGAAATTTTTGCCTTTGCAAAATCACAAGTTGATTACATTTTAGGTTCTAATCCAATGGGTATAAGTTATTTGGTTGGGTATGGTCCAAAATTCCCACAAAGGGTACACCATAGGGGTGCATCTATTAAATCATATAATAAAGGGAACATGGATTTTATTGGGTGCACTCAAGGTTATGAAAATTGGTATGAAAGTTCTGAGCCCAACCCAAATATACTCATTGGTGCACTTGTTGGTGGGCCTGATAATAAAGACCTATTTAAAGATGAAAGAAGAAATTATGAGCAAATGGAAGCTTGTACCTATAATACTGCTGCACTTGTAGGGGTTTTTGCTAGATTGTACAATTCTCAATTGGAAGGTGGTGTTTACAAAGATGAAAAACCTTTGCTGGATTCTAACTAA
- the LOC101514099 gene encoding EH domain-containing protein 1, producing MEFDPVPIGSCSKEHQNIYQNWFSYADSDGDGRITGNDATKFFSMSNLSRQDLKQVWAIADSKRQGYLGFQEFIIAMQLVSLAQSGHPITHDLLSSDVDLKDLKPPTLEGLDVLLAKNKHKQKDVDVNGSSQLQPSLSSSWFSSKSTKKVPLSSVTSIIDGLKRLYIQKLKPLEVTYRFNDFVSPLLTNSDFDAKPMVMLLGQYSTGKTTFIKHLLKCSYPGAHIGPEPTTDRFVVVMSGSDARSIPGNTVAVQADMPFSGLTTFGTAFLSKFECSQMPHPLLEHITFVDSPGVLSGEKQRTQRAYDFTGVTSWFAAKCDLILLLFDPHKLDISDEFNRVISSLRGHDDKIRVVLNKADQVDTQQLMRVYGALMWSLGKVLNTPEVIRVYIGSFNDKPVNNAVSGPIGKELFEKEQEDLLSDLKDIPKAACDRRINEFVKRARAAKIHAYIISHLKKEMPAMMGKAKAQQKLIDNLAGEFGKVQREFHLPPGDFPNVEHFRESLRGYNIDKFEKLKPKMIQVVDDMLAYDIPNLLKNFKNPYD from the exons ATGGAGTTCGATCCGGTTCCAATCGGTTCGTGCTCCAAAGAACACCAGAACATTTACCAGAACTGGTTCAGTTACGCTGATTCAG ACGGTGATGGCCGCATAACGGGGAATGATGCCACCAAGTTTTTCTCCATGTCCAATTTGTCTCGTCAAGATCTTAAACAG GTGTGGGCTATTGCAGATTCAAAGCGACAAGGATATCTTGGTTTCCAAGAGTTTATCATTGCTATGCAG CTAGTTTCTTTGGCACAATCTGGGCACCCAATAACACATGATCTGCTGAGTAGTGATG TTGATTTGAAAGATCTGAAACCTCCTACATTGGAGGGTTTGGATGTATTATTAGCT AAGAACAAGCATAAACAAAAAGATGTGGATGTAAATG GTAGTTCTCAATTACAGCCATCACTATCAAGTAGTTGGTTTTCTTCAAAGTCCACAAAAAAG GTGCCGCTTTCCTCTGTGACATCAATAATTGATGGCTTGAAGAGACTCTACATCCAGAAGTTGAAGCCTTTAGAAGTTACTTACCGCTTTAATGATTTTGTCTCCCCATTATTG ACAAATAGTGATTTTGATGCCAAACCAATGGTTATGCTTTTGGGTCAATACTCAACTGGTAAAACAACATTCATCAAACATCTGCTTAAATGTAGTTATCCAG GTGCACATATTGGTCCTGAGCCTACTACTGATAGGTTTGTTGTTGTCATG TCTGGATCTGATGCGAGAAGCATTCCTGGAAATACTGTTGCTGTCCAAGCTGACATGCCATTTAGTGGTCTTACAACTTTTGGCACAgcttttttgtcaaaatttgaGTGTTCACAAATGCCTCATCCT CTACTGGAGCACATTACATTTGTGGACAGTCCTGGAGTTCTATCTGGAGAAAAGCAACGAACGCAGCGAGCATATGATTTTACGGGTGTAACATCTTGGTTTGCTGCCAAGTGTGATTTGATACTCCTCTTGTTTGATCCTCACAAACTTGATATTAGTGATGAATTCAATCGCGTAATATCATCCTTACGGGGACATGATGACAAAATTCGAGTGGTTTTGAACAAGGCAGATCAAGTTGATACTCAGCAA CTAATGAGGGTTTATGGAGCCTTAATGTGGTCTCTTGGGAAGGTGCTGAACACACCAGAAGTCATTCGTGTGTATATTGG CTCCTTTAACGACAAGCCTGTAAATAATGCTGTCAGTGGTCCAATTGGAAAGGAACTGTTTGAAAAAGAACAGGAAGACCTTCTTTCAGATCTGAAAGATATACCAAAGGCGGCTTGTGATCGAAGA ATCAATGAATTTGTAAAACGAGCCCGAGCTGCCAAGATACATGCTTACATTATCAGTCATCTTAAGAAGGAGATGCCTGCAATGATGGGCAAAGCTAAAGCTCAGCAAAAACTCATTGATAACTTGGCGGGTGAATTTGGAAAG GTACAGAGGGAGTTCCATTTACCTCCTGGCGACTTTCCAAATGTTGAGCATTTCAGAGAGAGCTTGCGTGGTTATAATATTGACAAGTTTGAGAAATTGAAGCCAAAAATGATACAAGTAGTTGATGACATGCTTGCTTATGACATTCCTAACCTCTTGAAGAATTTTAAGAATCCTTATGATTAA